A genomic window from Sulfurospirillum multivorans DSM 12446 includes:
- a CDS encoding LptF/LptG family permease, translated as MKLFEKYIVKNYLKNFFVIFIALDLFYVGVDLLTNYNNIPDSANLQLLYAIFQGMNAVNYVLPLSIVFGMVVTYFGMIKSNELICMYASSISKRSLVRPFFLTALLLTLGYIGLNCTEFAYAYEYSANLKKYNRISTSSEDLFLKHDNQYVYFKRLDPLKQVAYDVTIFEVESVDLTKIIRASVASFIQNHWVLENVSIIHKPHVSSLDDTGYRTESVETLKTMENFKPKIMDNVYQSEYALSIIDGIDALLFFETQGVNTHKIKATLFYQLFFPLFAPFLIVILYYKAPVMGRYFNMALIASSFAFITLVVWSGLFLLSRLAANGVIFAEIAILLPIILLFFTALHFYAKR; from the coding sequence ATGAAACTTTTTGAGAAATACATTGTTAAAAATTATCTCAAAAATTTCTTTGTTATTTTCATAGCGCTTGATCTTTTTTATGTCGGTGTTGATCTGCTTACCAATTACAATAACATTCCCGATTCTGCCAATTTACAGCTACTCTACGCAATTTTCCAAGGGATGAATGCGGTCAATTATGTATTGCCACTCTCTATTGTTTTTGGCATGGTTGTAACCTATTTTGGGATGATCAAATCCAATGAGCTCATTTGTATGTACGCTTCAAGTATCTCAAAACGCTCTTTGGTCAGACCTTTCTTTCTGACGGCTTTGCTCCTAACGCTGGGCTACATTGGGCTTAATTGCACCGAGTTTGCCTATGCGTACGAGTACAGTGCCAATCTTAAAAAATATAACCGTATTTCCACCAGTTCCGAAGATCTTTTCTTAAAACACGATAACCAGTATGTCTATTTTAAGCGGCTTGACCCTCTTAAACAAGTCGCATACGATGTCACTATTTTTGAAGTGGAGAGTGTGGATCTTACCAAGATTATTCGCGCTTCCGTTGCTTCGTTTATTCAAAATCATTGGGTTTTAGAAAATGTCAGCATCATTCATAAACCGCATGTCAGCTCGCTGGATGATACAGGATACCGCACGGAAAGTGTTGAAACACTCAAAACGATGGAAAATTTTAAACCAAAGATCATGGACAATGTGTATCAGAGTGAATATGCACTCTCCATTATAGACGGCATCGATGCGCTACTCTTTTTTGAAACCCAAGGGGTGAATACCCATAAGATCAAAGCGACACTTTTTTACCAACTTTTTTTCCCGCTTTTTGCCCCTTTTTTGATTGTCATTTTGTACTATAAAGCACCTGTTATGGGGCGTTATTTTAATATGGCACTGATTGCTTCTTCGTTTGCCTTTATCACCCTTGTGGTGTGGAGTGGACTCTTTTTGCTCAGCCGTTTGGCAGCCAATGGCGTTATTTTTGCTGAGATTGCTATTTTACTTCCAATTATTCTGCTCTTTTTTACAGCATTACATTTTTACGCTAAACGCTAA
- a CDS encoding transposase family protein, which translates to MSKTQKKQREYYSGKQKRHTLKGQIVIDKEERIMCVHTAKGTTHDFRLFQESNLPLMPKTCVYVDLGYLGIAKEHSHCQIPHKASKLHPLSEEQKEENRQKASARICVEHVNAKIKTFQILTQKYRNRRKRFNLRFNLICGLINFDRGFAVEYK; encoded by the coding sequence TTGTCAAAGACCCAAAAAAAGCAAAGAGAGTACTACTCAGGTAAGCAAAAGCGTCATACCCTTAAAGGACAGATTGTGATTGATAAAGAGGAGAGGATTATGTGTGTGCATACCGCTAAAGGTACGACACATGATTTTAGACTGTTTCAAGAATCTAATCTCCCCTTGATGCCCAAGACCTGTGTTTATGTTGATTTGGGATATCTGGGTATTGCCAAAGAACATAGCCATTGTCAAATTCCCCATAAAGCCTCCAAACTTCATCCTTTGAGTGAGGAGCAAAAAGAGGAAAACAGACAAAAAGCAAGTGCTAGAATATGTGTTGAACATGTGAATGCTAAAATCAAAACATTTCAGATACTCACCCAAAAATACAGAAACAGAAGAAAACGATTCAATCTACGCTTTAATTTGATATGTGGATTAATCAACTTTGACCGTGGTTTTGCTGTGGAATACAAATGA
- a CDS encoding 50S ribosomal protein L25/general stress protein Ctc — protein MLEGIIRDSIEKKATKALRRDGYLIANIYGKGEQNINAAFKANEFIKAAKNKETLIFPVKVAGKEYNVVIQDYQRDPVNSNLLHVDLRIALPGVLSKYLVPVMLEGLPVGTKNKGVLIQSKKRLTVKCTAENLPNSFVIDVSGLDVGNTVLVRDIPVPANVIIMDETRVSVAGVIKAK, from the coding sequence ATGTTAGAAGGCATCATTAGAGATAGTATCGAAAAAAAGGCTACCAAAGCGCTTCGTAGAGATGGATATCTAATTGCTAATATTTACGGTAAGGGTGAACAAAACATCAATGCTGCATTTAAAGCAAACGAATTCATCAAAGCAGCAAAGAACAAAGAGACTCTTATTTTCCCAGTCAAAGTTGCTGGTAAAGAGTACAATGTTGTGATCCAAGATTACCAAAGAGACCCAGTAAATAGCAATCTTTTACATGTAGATTTGCGTATTGCACTTCCAGGTGTTCTTAGTAAATATTTAGTGCCTGTTATGCTTGAAGGTCTTCCCGTCGGCACAAAAAACAAAGGCGTTTTGATTCAATCAAAAAAACGTTTAACCGTTAAATGTACAGCAGAAAATTTACCAAACAGCTTCGTCATTGACGTCAGTGGACTTGATGTTGGTAATACTGTTCTCGTACGTGATATCCCCGTTCCAGCAAACGTTATCATCATGGATGAGACACGTGTTTCTGTTGCCGGAGTTATTAAAGCGAAGTAA
- the hisC gene encoding histidinol-phosphate transaminase produces the protein MQFNGILANLKTYEAGKPIELVVREYGIEAKDVIKLASNENPRGCSPKVIEAVRAEAVHMNRYPDDSMYELKESLAKKYHVEDKNIIIGSGSDQVIEIAIHAKANANTKVLMAGITFAMYEIYALQTGAKVLRTPSAQHNLKEMLEIYKANKDISIIMLCIPNNPLGECLDAKDVYAFLDQIDKETLVVVDAAYLEYARFKDPAKNIDSQELITKYPNAIYTGTFSKAYGLGGMRCGYGIAQPEIIQTFLKLRAPFNITNLTLKAAIVALSDEAFVDASVKENFEQMSAYEAFAKELGFKVIESYTNFIVLEFDASKNSGAIAQKLMEKGIIVRNLGSYGMNAIRVTIGTPEQNARFFECFKTLYM, from the coding sequence ATGCAATTTAACGGTATTTTAGCAAATTTAAAAACGTACGAAGCGGGCAAGCCGATTGAGCTTGTGGTACGTGAGTATGGCATTGAAGCCAAAGATGTGATTAAACTAGCAAGCAATGAAAACCCAAGAGGGTGTAGTCCAAAAGTGATTGAAGCGGTACGCGCAGAAGCGGTTCATATGAACCGTTATCCCGATGACAGTATGTATGAACTCAAAGAGTCTTTGGCGAAAAAATACCATGTTGAAGATAAAAACATTATCATAGGCTCAGGTAGTGATCAAGTGATTGAGATTGCGATTCACGCGAAAGCCAATGCGAATACGAAAGTGTTAATGGCAGGTATTACCTTTGCCATGTATGAAATTTATGCGCTTCAAACAGGTGCAAAAGTACTTAGAACGCCTTCTGCTCAGCACAATTTGAAAGAGATGCTTGAAATTTATAAAGCAAATAAAGATATTTCGATCATTATGCTTTGTATCCCAAATAATCCATTAGGCGAGTGTTTGGATGCTAAAGATGTTTATGCTTTTTTAGATCAAATTGACAAAGAGACATTGGTGGTGGTTGACGCCGCTTATTTAGAGTATGCACGCTTTAAAGATCCTGCTAAAAATATTGATTCCCAAGAGCTAATAACCAAATACCCTAATGCCATTTACACCGGAACCTTCTCAAAAGCGTATGGACTGGGCGGTATGCGTTGTGGTTATGGCATTGCACAGCCTGAGATCATTCAAACGTTTTTGAAACTTCGAGCACCGTTTAACATCACCAATCTCACACTTAAAGCTGCGATTGTAGCACTCAGTGATGAAGCGTTTGTGGATGCTTCGGTTAAGGAAAATTTTGAGCAGATGAGCGCGTATGAAGCATTTGCAAAAGAGCTTGGATTTAAAGTGATTGAGAGTTATACCAACTTTATCGTTTTAGAATTTGATGCGAGTAAAAACTCTGGCGCAATTGCGCAAAAGTTGATGGAAAAGGGTATAATCGTTAGAAATTTAGGATCGTATGGTATGAATGCTATTCGTGTTACTATCGGAACACCAGAGCAAAATGCACGCTTTTTTGAATGCTTTAAAACACTTTACATGTAA
- a CDS encoding transposase family protein, with protein MKKYEQMQKHKPKDFKRHIGVNEETFNAMIEVFRQYDENRKKGLGVGGRRSLSPENKVLLMLGYYREYRTLEHIGFDYGVSESTASRIVCEVEEVLIKSGRFSLPSKRELYKSDVALSFVVIDATETPCQRPKKSKESTTQVSKSVIPLKDRL; from the coding sequence ATGAAAAAATATGAACAAATGCAAAAGCATAAACCCAAAGATTTTAAGCGCCATATTGGCGTTAATGAAGAGACATTTAACGCAATGATAGAGGTGTTTAGGCAATACGATGAGAATCGTAAAAAAGGATTAGGTGTAGGAGGGAGGAGATCTCTTTCACCAGAAAATAAAGTACTTTTGATGCTTGGCTATTATCGTGAGTATCGCACCCTTGAACATATTGGATTTGATTATGGTGTGAGTGAATCAACGGCTTCAAGGATTGTATGTGAAGTAGAAGAAGTGTTGATTAAGTCTGGTAGATTTTCATTGCCAAGCAAGAGAGAACTCTATAAAAGTGATGTTGCCCTCTCTTTTGTTGTCATTGATGCGACAGAAACGCCTTGTCAAAGACCCAAAAAAAGCAAAGAGAGTACTACTCAGGTAAGCAAAAGCGTCATACCCTTAAAGGACAGATTGTGA
- a CDS encoding chemotaxis protein CheW: MNDKLNQILKKQQEQVDEPHKKEDDVIQLVGFIIGQEEYAVPILSIQEIIKPIEYTRVPSVPTYILGVFNLRGSVIPLIDLRSKFKMDPAKVTEDTRYIVMKGVDNTAGFVIDRLTEAIRIKSSRIGPPPETIHAEKGMVYGIGMRDENILTILKVEQLLKRDF; the protein is encoded by the coding sequence ATGAATGATAAACTCAATCAAATTCTTAAAAAACAGCAAGAACAAGTTGATGAGCCGCACAAAAAAGAGGATGATGTTATTCAACTGGTCGGATTTATTATAGGGCAAGAAGAGTACGCGGTGCCCATTTTAAGCATTCAAGAGATCATTAAACCGATTGAATACACAAGGGTTCCCAGTGTGCCAACGTATATCTTAGGTGTCTTTAACCTTCGCGGAAGCGTCATTCCTTTGATTGATCTTAGAAGCAAGTTCAAAATGGATCCAGCTAAAGTGACGGAAGATACGCGCTACATCGTTATGAAGGGTGTCGATAATACCGCAGGCTTTGTGATTGATCGTCTCACAGAGGCGATTCGTATCAAAAGCAGTCGTATTGGACCACCACCTGAAACGATTCATGCGGAAAAAGGGATGGTGTACGGCATTGGAATGCGGGATGAAAATATCTTGACAATTCTCAAAGTCGAACAACTCTTAAAACGCGATTTCTAA
- the lysA gene encoding diaminopimelate decarboxylase — translation MTKFQALAQKYGTPLYVYDFDTIDTKFSALKEVFKARKSLICFAVKSNSNLSVLKHMAHLGAGCDCVSIGEVKRALVAGIPKYKIIFSGVGKRDEEIEEALQNDILMINLESEEEMNRVEMIASKLGVIARISIRVNPNIDAQTHPYISTGLHENKFGVDLDSAKRMYIHAKNSASLDPVGIHFHIGSQITEVEPFREAALVLANLLRNLKALKIEIKFFDVGGGIGIQYKDETTVDLYAYAQSIFAALTGLDVTLVCEPGRYLVGDCGFFLTRVLYEKNNGFKRFVIVDGAMNDLIRPSLYQAYHAIDVEGKEEQATSVCDVVGPICESGDFFAKNIALPALEHDDLLVVKSAGAYGFTMSSNYNTRTRVAEVALEKGEDRLIRQRESFEDVIALEKAYL, via the coding sequence ATGACGAAATTCCAAGCTTTGGCACAAAAATATGGCACCCCTTTATACGTGTATGATTTTGATACGATCGACACAAAATTTTCTGCTCTCAAAGAGGTTTTTAAAGCACGCAAATCACTGATCTGTTTTGCCGTAAAATCAAACTCCAATCTCTCTGTTTTAAAACACATGGCACACCTAGGTGCAGGATGCGATTGCGTCTCCATTGGCGAAGTGAAACGCGCTTTAGTGGCGGGAATTCCAAAATACAAAATTATTTTTAGTGGTGTCGGCAAACGGGATGAAGAGATTGAAGAAGCCCTTCAAAACGATATTTTGATGATCAACCTTGAGAGTGAAGAGGAGATGAATCGCGTTGAGATGATTGCCTCAAAACTAGGCGTGATTGCACGCATCAGCATTCGTGTCAATCCCAATATCGATGCTCAAACCCATCCGTATATCTCAACGGGTCTTCATGAAAATAAATTTGGCGTGGATTTGGACAGTGCCAAACGCATGTACATTCATGCCAAAAACAGCGCTTCACTTGATCCTGTGGGCATCCATTTTCATATTGGAAGTCAGATAACCGAAGTGGAGCCTTTTAGAGAAGCGGCACTGGTGTTGGCGAATTTATTACGAAATTTAAAAGCGCTCAAAATAGAGATTAAATTTTTTGATGTGGGTGGTGGCATTGGTATTCAGTACAAAGATGAAACAACTGTTGATCTTTATGCTTACGCTCAATCAATTTTTGCAGCCCTTACCGGTCTTGATGTCACACTTGTGTGCGAACCAGGACGCTATTTGGTAGGCGATTGTGGCTTCTTTTTAACGCGTGTGCTGTATGAAAAAAACAATGGTTTTAAACGCTTTGTGATCGTTGATGGCGCTATGAACGACCTGATTCGCCCCAGCCTTTACCAAGCGTATCATGCCATTGATGTTGAAGGCAAAGAAGAGCAAGCGACAAGCGTGTGTGATGTCGTTGGTCCGATTTGTGAAAGTGGTGACTTTTTTGCGAAAAATATTGCCTTACCTGCCCTTGAACACGATGATCTTCTGGTCGTTAAAAGTGCAGGAGCCTACGGCTTTACGATGAGTAGCAATTACAACACACGTACGCGCGTCGCCGAAGTTGCACTTGAAAAGGGCGAAGATCGTTTGATTCGCCAACGTGAAAGCTTTGAAGATGTGATTGCATTAGAGAAAGCATATCTGTGA
- a CDS encoding methylenetetrahydrofolate reductase, which translates to MIENFIEKLKHDTFLTLETTPMHEPTFEPIIEKIATFGLDKIVDGFSTTDNPLARLKFNALFGALKLQTQFHKPVIATMSMRDRNKVALQSDLLGANGFDLRTILALTGDPASASDQPAVKGVFEGNSTLLLEIIQCFNAGIDYSGKPFKTQPKPIYSFAVCNAHANTPKNLMKKMATKIKHGAVGIITQPVYSVENAKMLLDLLKDAKAEINKEQSQAQLILGFFPIIKLRTAQFLSAHVPGIHVPSIWMDKLAHAKKISEEEEKKVGFELSLNAFLELKKIHPKIHIMSANNFELVADLVKY; encoded by the coding sequence ATGATTGAAAATTTTATTGAAAAATTAAAGCATGACACCTTCTTGACGCTTGAGACAACCCCGATGCACGAGCCAACGTTTGAGCCGATTATTGAAAAAATTGCGACGTTTGGACTGGATAAAATTGTGGATGGCTTTAGCACCACCGACAATCCGCTCGCACGTCTTAAGTTCAATGCCCTTTTTGGCGCGCTCAAACTTCAAACACAGTTTCATAAACCCGTCATCGCGACAATGAGCATGCGAGACCGCAATAAAGTCGCCTTACAATCGGACCTTTTGGGCGCCAATGGATTTGATCTGCGCACGATTCTCGCCCTTACGGGAGACCCAGCGAGCGCAAGTGATCAACCCGCCGTTAAAGGGGTTTTTGAAGGAAACAGTACGCTTCTGTTAGAAATCATTCAGTGCTTTAATGCAGGCATTGACTACTCGGGAAAACCGTTTAAAACGCAACCCAAACCCATTTACTCCTTTGCGGTGTGCAATGCACATGCCAATACCCCTAAAAATTTAATGAAAAAGATGGCAACAAAGATCAAACATGGCGCGGTGGGCATCATCACCCAACCTGTTTACAGCGTTGAAAATGCGAAAATGCTTTTAGACTTACTCAAAGATGCCAAAGCCGAGATCAACAAAGAGCAGAGCCAAGCGCAACTCATTTTAGGGTTTTTTCCGATTATCAAACTGCGTACCGCTCAATTTTTGAGCGCGCACGTTCCAGGCATTCATGTGCCTTCTATCTGGATGGACAAACTAGCACATGCTAAAAAAATCAGTGAAGAAGAAGAGAAAAAAGTAGGGTTTGAACTCTCTTTAAATGCCTTTTTAGAACTTAAAAAGATTCATCCAAAGATTCATATAATGAGTGCCAATAACTTTGAATTGGTCGCAGATTTGGTGAAGTATTAA
- a CDS encoding transaldolase gives MYNNELKFSLWCDFVERSFLEGEFGELIANNVVNAATSNPSIFQAAFLGSPAYAEDKAKLQGKSAKEIYEALAISDIQLAAKKLLSSYEKGDDGFISIEVDPFLCDDTEATVEEGKRLFKAIGYPNVMIKVPATEAGFSAMEALLSEGINVNATLVFSDTQTKECIKAFGSANKTLVEKGVKKLPQAVISIFVSRFDRKLDGELAKIDFVTSRVGIMNAMRCYELIQNAKLPNVRTLFASTGAKGDKLSPDYYIKELLLPNSINTAPLATIKAFIASSKACKPIELRSDWIENFFHSVEANGIDMNVVCDELMDEGLRAFKEAFVEILNELK, from the coding sequence ATGTATAACAATGAACTGAAATTTTCGTTATGGTGTGATTTTGTGGAGCGAAGCTTCCTTGAGGGTGAATTTGGCGAGTTGATCGCAAACAATGTTGTTAATGCGGCAACGAGTAATCCTTCTATTTTCCAAGCCGCTTTTTTAGGCTCGCCTGCGTATGCAGAAGATAAAGCCAAACTCCAAGGCAAATCGGCTAAAGAGATTTATGAAGCGCTGGCGATTAGCGACATTCAACTCGCCGCCAAAAAGCTTTTAAGTTCGTATGAAAAAGGCGATGATGGCTTTATCAGCATCGAAGTAGACCCTTTCTTATGTGACGATACCGAAGCGACCGTAGAAGAGGGCAAACGCCTTTTCAAAGCGATCGGTTATCCTAATGTGATGATCAAAGTACCAGCTACGGAGGCTGGTTTTAGTGCGATGGAAGCGCTTTTGAGCGAAGGCATAAATGTCAATGCTACTCTTGTTTTCTCTGACACTCAAACCAAAGAGTGTATTAAAGCCTTTGGCAGTGCGAATAAAACGTTAGTCGAAAAAGGGGTTAAAAAACTGCCTCAAGCGGTCATCAGCATCTTTGTCAGTCGTTTTGATCGTAAGTTGGATGGTGAACTTGCAAAGATTGATTTTGTAACATCACGTGTGGGCATTATGAACGCCATGCGTTGCTATGAGCTCATTCAAAATGCAAAGTTACCCAATGTGAGAACGTTGTTTGCGAGTACAGGCGCTAAAGGCGATAAGCTGAGTCCTGATTATTACATTAAAGAACTTTTGCTTCCAAACTCGATCAATACCGCTCCACTTGCAACCATTAAAGCATTCATTGCCTCTTCTAAAGCGTGCAAGCCTATCGAGCTTAGATCGGACTGGATTGAGAACTTTTTTCACTCTGTAGAAGCCAATGGCATCGATATGAACGTTGTATGTGATGAATTGATGGATGAGGGTTTACGTGCCTTTAAAGAAGCTTTTGTAGAGATTTTAAACGAACTCAAATAG
- a CDS encoding type IV pilus twitching motility protein PilT — protein MSIDFTFKLNDEYRFRVNMFFQVDGVSAVFRTIPMVLPTIEALHLPDILNTLCDLPRGLILVTGPTGSGKTTTLASMINRINKTQKKHIITIEDPVEFIYKDESCVVNQRAIGQDAISFSDALRAALREDPDVILVGEMRDLETIETAMHAAETGHLVLSTLHTVDAKETIGRIIGMFPGSEQNRIKMSLASVLQGIVAQRLVKTVDNGRTAAVEILVKNARIEALILEGREGEIPDALKEGKDVYKTQTFDQALLGLYAEGRISREAAIQTSTSRNDITMALDFYDADKSQKETRKDETRVSIKELQEIDKDILSLKK, from the coding sequence ATGTCTATTGACTTCACCTTTAAACTCAACGATGAGTACCGTTTCCGTGTTAATATGTTCTTTCAAGTCGATGGTGTCTCCGCAGTTTTTAGAACGATCCCGATGGTGCTTCCTACGATTGAAGCCCTTCATTTGCCTGATATTTTGAACACGCTGTGCGATCTTCCTCGGGGTCTTATTTTAGTCACAGGTCCTACGGGATCGGGTAAAACAACGACACTTGCTTCGATGATCAATCGCATCAACAAGACGCAAAAAAAGCATATTATTACGATTGAAGACCCCGTGGAGTTTATCTACAAAGATGAATCGTGCGTGGTCAATCAGCGTGCCATCGGGCAAGATGCCATCTCCTTCTCCGATGCGCTTCGTGCCGCACTTCGTGAAGATCCTGATGTTATTTTGGTGGGTGAAATGCGTGATCTTGAAACGATCGAAACGGCGATGCACGCAGCCGAAACCGGTCACTTAGTGCTCTCCACACTGCACACCGTAGATGCAAAAGAGACCATTGGGCGTATCATTGGTATGTTCCCAGGAAGCGAGCAAAACCGCATCAAGATGTCATTGGCGTCTGTTTTGCAAGGCATTGTTGCGCAACGATTGGTTAAAACGGTCGATAATGGACGAACAGCAGCAGTCGAAATTTTGGTCAAAAACGCCCGTATTGAGGCATTGATTTTAGAAGGGCGTGAGGGTGAAATTCCTGATGCGCTTAAAGAGGGAAAAGACGTTTACAAAACCCAAACCTTTGATCAAGCCCTTTTAGGATTGTACGCGGAGGGAAGAATCTCACGTGAAGCGGCGATTCAAACCTCGACCAGTCGCAATGACATTACGATGGCACTCGATTTTTACGATGCCGATAAAAGTCAAAAAGAGACACGCAAAGATGAGACGCGTGTAAGCATCAAAGAGCTTCAAGAGATCGACAAAGACATCCTTAGCTTAAAGAAATAG
- the pheA gene encoding prephenate dehydratase, giving the protein MQVIDKFRKEIDLIDNEILKLLNERMEKVKEIGRAKQTSGTAIYRPEREKEILDRLKALNNGALNTKAIDAIFLEVFAVSRNLEFPEKIAFMGPEGSYTHQAAESRFGAMGSYIEVSSIEAVFHVLENGEAKYGVVPVENNTAGAVGTTLDCLGKFSSKIVAELYMDIHHSFATVCEDIKKVKRIYSHPQGYNQCRRFLEEHMLLGVEFIPTKSTAEAAKKASEDPDAAAICSHIAAKLSNLPILFEKIEDNMANQTRFLILSDFKNKKGVHNKTSILAKTDDKPGGLVEFLQTFQDQKVNLTKIESRPTKEKGFQSIFYMDFEGHIDDENVQKVIDENRDRYDIKWLGSYICGG; this is encoded by the coding sequence ATGCAGGTAATCGATAAATTTCGAAAAGAGATTGATCTGATTGACAATGAGATCTTAAAACTACTCAATGAACGTATGGAAAAGGTCAAAGAGATTGGACGTGCCAAACAAACCAGTGGAACAGCAATTTACCGACCTGAGCGTGAAAAAGAGATCTTAGATCGTCTCAAAGCGCTCAATAACGGTGCGCTGAACACAAAAGCGATAGATGCAATTTTTTTAGAAGTTTTTGCCGTAAGCCGCAACCTTGAATTTCCTGAGAAAATCGCATTTATGGGACCAGAAGGCAGTTACACGCATCAAGCCGCAGAGAGTCGTTTTGGCGCGATGGGCAGTTATATTGAAGTCAGTTCCATCGAAGCAGTGTTTCATGTCTTGGAAAATGGTGAAGCAAAATACGGCGTGGTTCCTGTGGAAAACAATACCGCAGGTGCCGTGGGTACGACACTGGATTGTTTAGGAAAATTTAGCTCAAAAATTGTAGCAGAACTGTATATGGACATTCACCACTCCTTTGCTACGGTGTGCGAGGACATTAAAAAAGTAAAACGCATCTACTCACATCCGCAAGGTTACAACCAATGTCGAAGATTTTTGGAGGAGCATATGCTCTTAGGCGTGGAGTTTATTCCCACCAAATCAACGGCAGAAGCGGCAAAAAAAGCAAGCGAAGATCCAGATGCCGCAGCGATTTGCTCACACATTGCTGCTAAATTGTCGAACTTGCCCATTTTGTTTGAAAAAATTGAAGACAATATGGCAAACCAGACGCGCTTTTTGATTTTAAGTGACTTCAAAAACAAAAAAGGGGTACATAATAAAACCTCCATTTTGGCAAAAACTGATGATAAACCAGGCGGACTTGTGGAGTTTTTACAAACCTTCCAAGATCAAAAAGTGAATCTTACAAAGATTGAGTCGCGCCCAACAAAAGAAAAAGGGTTTCAATCCATTTTTTACATGGATTTTGAGGGACACATTGATGATGAAAATGTCCAAAAAGTGATCGATGAAAATAGAGACAGATACGATATTAAATGGCTTGGAAGCTATATTTGTGGAGGATGA
- the pth gene encoding aminoacyl-tRNA hydrolase — MTLIVGLGNPDLQYKNNRHNVGFMVIDALIDDQSSCEKITKANFKGELFKAPSMLLLKPTTYMNLSGESVRAVDDYFKPDQIIVIHDDLDLPFGTLRFKIGGGHGGHNGLRSIDAHIGAEYIRVRIGIGKPLHKSDVAKYVLSDFSACQREFLPEILLHVKKSIQALLSQDLKEVSLQYSLKQTLCEADKV; from the coding sequence ATGACACTGATCGTAGGGCTTGGAAATCCAGACTTACAATACAAAAACAATCGACATAATGTCGGTTTTATGGTCATCGATGCACTCATCGATGACCAATCTTCTTGCGAAAAAATCACCAAAGCCAATTTCAAAGGCGAGCTTTTTAAAGCCCCTTCGATGCTTCTTCTTAAACCCACAACGTATATGAATCTCTCAGGCGAAAGTGTTAGAGCCGTGGATGATTACTTTAAACCTGATCAAATTATTGTGATTCATGATGATTTAGACCTTCCTTTTGGAACCCTGCGTTTTAAAATCGGAGGTGGTCATGGCGGTCATAACGGGTTAAGATCGATTGATGCACATATTGGTGCTGAGTATATACGGGTGCGCATTGGCATTGGAAAACCCTTGCATAAAAGCGATGTAGCCAAGTATGTGCTTTCTGATTTTTCAGCGTGTCAGCGAGAATTTTTACCCGAAATTCTTTTACATGTAAAGAAAAGCATTCAAGCCCTCCTCTCACAGGATTTAAAAGAAGTTTCGCTACAATACTCCCTTAAACAAACACTGTGCGAGGCGGATAAGGTATGA
- the serB gene encoding phosphoserine phosphatase SerB encodes MKLCVFDFDSTLMDGETIDFLAKAHGVEKEVSTITEAAMRGELDFFESLSTRVGLLKGMNAKIAEEMCACLPLMNGAKEAISGLKAKGYTVVVFSGGFRIATTPAKAILGFDVDFANVLHVRDGHLSGLVGGDMMFGFSKGDMLRRLQNLLHVSYENTIAVGDGANDISMFECAAKKVAFCAKPILKNAANIVIDEKDMRNLLQFI; translated from the coding sequence ATGAAGTTGTGTGTGTTTGATTTTGACTCAACGCTGATGGATGGCGAAACCATCGATTTTCTAGCCAAAGCGCATGGAGTCGAAAAAGAGGTTTCAACGATAACTGAAGCTGCGATGCGTGGAGAGCTTGATTTTTTCGAGAGTTTGAGCACACGTGTAGGGCTTTTAAAAGGGATGAACGCCAAAATTGCAGAAGAGATGTGCGCTTGCTTACCTCTGATGAATGGTGCCAAAGAGGCAATCTCTGGACTGAAAGCCAAAGGCTATACGGTAGTCGTTTTTAGCGGAGGTTTTCGCATCGCAACGACACCTGCTAAAGCGATTTTAGGGTTTGATGTGGACTTTGCGAATGTTTTACATGTAAGAGATGGACATCTTAGTGGACTGGTCGGTGGCGACATGATGTTTGGTTTTTCCAAAGGTGATATGCTAAGACGCTTGCAAAATCTTTTACATGTAAGTTATGAAAATACGATTGCCGTGGGTGATGGCGCGAATGACATCTCGATGTTTGAATGTGCGGCGAAGAAAGTAGCCTTTTGCGCCAAACCGATTTTGAAAAATGCAGCGAATATCGTGATCGATGAGAAAGATATGCGCAATCTTCTCCAATTTATTTAA